The genomic window CAAACCTTTGGCCTGCCGGTCACCAATCCGGTGCACATGGCGATGTATGGTGAGCTGCGCGACGAGGATTTCACTCTGCCGGCAATCCCGGTCAGTCGTGTGCAGCCGCAATTCCTGCGTCAAGAGGTCGACTATCAGACGGCCGAGCGTCCCGGCACGGTGATCGTCGATACCAAGGCGCGTTTCCTCTATTTCGTCGAGGGCAACGGCAAGGCGATGCGCTACGGCGTCGGTCTCGGCCGCGACGGTTATGCCTGGTCCGGCCGTGGCATGATCCAGTGGAAGCAGAAATGGCCGCGCTGGACGCCGCCCGTCGAGATGGTTTCCCGCCAGCCGGAGGTTCGCCCCTTTGCCGCTGAGAACGGCGGCATGAATCCGGGGCTTCAGAACCCGCTCGGTGCGCGCGCCATGTATATCTTCAAGGACGGGCAGGATACGCTTTATCGCATCCATGGCACGCCCGACTGGCAGTCGATCGGCAAGGCCACCTCGTCGGGTTGTGTTCGCATGCTCAACCAGGATGTCATCGATCTCTACGACCGCGTTCCCGCCAAGGCTGAGATCGTTGTGATGTAGCGCTGCAACAGCGCTGCTCATATCGTCCGCTCGCGGCCGGACACGTCTGCGTGAAGCTATGGTTTATTTGGCGCAAGCCGATAGATTTTCAGGTGTCGTTATCGACATCGGACGAATCGTCGGTTTACCCGGCATTTCGTTCCGGCTTCCCGCATCGAAAGGAACTCAGTCCCGCGTCATGAGCTTCGATAGACATCTTTCCCGCCGCAGCTTTCTTTCCCTTTCGGCGCTGACCGCAGCCTCCGCGCTCACCGGCTGCGCCTCCTCGGCCAACACGGTGACGTCGGGTGATTCGACGATCATCTACCGCTCGCCGATGCGCCTGTTCCAGCCCATGGGAACATCGAGCGTGCCCAGCGACGCCGAGCTTGCCGTCATCTATGGTCCCGTCGAGGATGGCGGCTTCCTCATTCCTGCCGTTCCCTATGACCAGATCGATCCACGCTATTATCGCCAGCGCGTCGTCGATCCCACCGGCCAGCCTCCCGGCACCATCGTCGTCGATACGCCGTCGCGCTTTCTCTATCTCGTTGAGAATGGGGGCATGGCGATGCGTTACGGCGTCGGTATCGGCCGCGAGGGCTTCGCCTGGCAGGGATCAGGCGTCATACAGTGGCGTCAGAAATGGCCGCGCTGGAAGCCGCCGAACGAGATGGTCGCCCGCCAGCCGGAACTCGTCAAATATTCGATCGACAACGGTGGCATGGAGCCGGGCCTGAAGAACCCGCTCGGCGCCCGCGCGCTCTACATCTTCTCCAATGGAGAGGACACGCTCTACCGTCTGCACGGCAATCCCGACTGGCGCTCGATCGGCAAGGCCGTCTCATCGGGCTGCGTCAGGCTGCTGAACCAGGATATCATCGATCTCTACGATCGCGTTCCCACAAAGGCGCCGATAGTCGTCTGGCAGTAACAGTCGCCGAGGCGGCCATCAGCCGGCCGCCTCACATCGATCTCCGGCAAGCCCCGCCTTGCCAGGCAAGCCCTGCCTTGCCAGGCAAAGCGCCGCTTTATCCCTGCGCAAAATTGTTTCGCGTTTCCGTGCCTGGAAAAGTTTTATTTTCAAAATACCATTGCTAAATTCGATAAACATCCTACATGGTGCGTATCGAATATTGCTTGTGGCCTTTGTCCATGCGCTGAAGCGCTTCGTCAGATCTCCTCTCAGCATCGATATTGCCCGCGGATATCCCTTCCCGGGTGTCCTTAAACGATTGAAAGGAAATCGTTATGAATTCAGGCGTCGTAAAGTGGTTCAATGGCACCAAGGGTTTTGGCTTCATTCAGCCCGATGATGGTTCCACGGACGTTTTTGTCCATATTTCGGCGGTTGAACGCGCCGGCATGCGCGATCTCGCTGAAGGTCAGAAGATTCGCTACGATATCGTGCGCGACAAGAGGTCCGGCAAGAATTCGGCCGACAATCTTCAGGCCGCATGATTTGTCATTCGCCCGCGCTGACCACCTATTGGCGGCGAGCTGACCACGGATGTACTGGCAGCGAGCTGATCATGGATACTGGCAGCGGGCTGAGTGACGGGAAGAGGTCGGGTTTCAGCCCGGCCTTTTTGTTTTCGTAGCCTGGCTTTTCTTGATTGACCAGCGGCCGGAGAAACGAAGGGCGCTGAGCAGAGATGACGCTTGGCTGAAGTTTTCGATCATCGGGATTGGGAAGTAATTTCGCCTAATTGTTGAGGGAAGGATATCGTTTTGCAGGTACTCGTCAGGGATAATAACGTCGATCAGGCGCTGCGCGTGCTCAAGAAAAAGATGCAGCGGGAAGGCCTGTTCCGGGAAATGAAAGCGCGTAGCGCCTTTGAAAAGCCGTCGGAAAAGCGTGCCCGTGAAAAGGCCGAGGCTATTCGCCGCCAACGCAAGCTCGCCCGCAAGAAGCTGCAGCGCGAAGGTCTGCTGCCGGCGCCGAAGAAGGTTCTGCGGGCCCGCTAACCCCGCCGTGGAATCGTGGCGTCAACCATGGCGCCAAGGTTCCAGCGGTGGAATTACGGCTTGAGAACGCCATCACCTCAGAGAGGGGCACATGACCGCCACCAAGGGAGAATTCTTCAACCCGGCCAAGCTTTCGCCTCGCGACAAGGCGGAGGCCACCGATCACACGGCGCGCGCCATCATCGAGGCTGAGGCCTCGGCGCGCGATAAGAAGACGGAGAAGCTGAGAGCCCTGCGCCTGCAGCAGGCGGCCGAGGCCGGACCCGAAGCAGCGCCTGCAAAGAAGCGCCGATCGCCGGCCAAGTCCCCGGCGCCTCAGCGCTGATCTCGAGGCGCGCCGAGTGGAGGGATGGGCTCAACCGCCCGCCATGACCGCCCGCCCGAGATTGCCCCGCAGTCGATGCAGCATATCGCGCATTTCGGCCATTTCCTCGAGCGTGCAACCTACGGCGTCGCCAATCGCCGTCATGATCGTGTCGATTTCCCCCTTCATCGCCTGACCTTTCGGTGTCAGCGATACGATCACCTGCCGTTCGTCGCGCAGGTCGCGCAGGCGTTTGATGAGCCCGCTCTGTTCCAGCCGCTTCAAGAGCGGCGACAGCGTGCCGGAATCAAGATCCAACTGTTCGCCGATCGTTTTCACCGGCAACTCGCTGCGTTCCCACAGCACCAGCATCACCAGATATTGCGGATAGGTAAGGCCGACCCTTTCCAGGATTGGCTTGTAGGCGCGGGTGAAGGCATGCGCCGTCGCATAGACCGCAAAGCACAGCTGCTTTTCCAGCCGCTTTTCTTCCTGCGGTATCTCCATCGTCTTTGTCGTCTGCGCTTTCATATCCATCATCCCTGAGGTGCCGATTGTCCTCTTTTCGAACTCCAAATGCAATTTGCAAAATTCACTTGCGTACAATTTAATTGTGCGATACTAAAAATCCAACCCGATCGAAGGGTCAATCAAAGGAGATTGTCATGCCTATTCTCTATACGACCAAAGCCTCTGCCACCGGCGGCCGCGCAGGCCGCGCCGTCTCCGAAAACGGCGTTCTGGACGTGACGCTCACCGTTCCGAAAGAACTCGGCGGCGATGGTGCAACCGGCACCAATCCCGAACAGCTGTTCGCTGCCGGCTATTCCGCCTGCTTCCTCGGTGCTTTGAAATTTGTCGCGGGTCAGCAGAAGGTCAAGATTCCCGAAGACACGACGGTTTCTGCCAAGGTCGGAATCGGCCCGCGCGAAGATGGTGGCGGCTTCGGCATCGAAGTGGCACTGACGGTCAACATTCCGGGTCTGGATCGCGAAACGGCCGAAAAGCTCGCAGCCGCAGCCCACATCGTCTGCCCCTACAGCCACGCCATGCGCACCTCCACCGAAGTTCCGGTCACGGTCGCCTGATCAGTTTCGAAACGCGGCGGCGCTATCGGCCGCTGCGATCTTCATGGGGTGGAGGCTGTTTCTCCGCCGTCACGGGACCGGCGCGCCGAACGCGCCGGTTTCGCCGCCTCGGTCGTCATCGATGACACCGCTTGTAGATCCTGTCGCAGCCGCGCGGGGCCGCCGTCGGGCAATTTGCCGTCGACCGCCGCATGCGTGCTTTCCCAGATCGGCAGCGCTCTCACCAGCACCGCCTTGCCTTCGGCGGTGAGGCTCAGCAGTCGGCCGCGCCTGTCCTTCGGATTCTCGGTTACAGCTATCCAGCCTCTGCGCTGTAGCGGCTTCAGAGCGGCCGTGAGGGTCGTCTGATCCATGGCGAGCAGGGCCGCGACGGGGCCCATCGGCGGCGGTTCCGGCCGGTTCAGCGACATCATCAGGGAAAACTGCCCGTTGGTCAGTCCGACCGGCCTCAGCGCATCGTCGAACAGCCGGCCAAGCGCGCGGGCCGCCCGCTGCACATGCAGGCAGAGGCAGGTGTCGCGCGCCATCAGCGTTGTAGAAAGAGGAATCTCAACCGAGTTTGACATGCTCCATTTCTATTGATATCAATGTATTTAGTCAAGGAGAAGGAGAGATGCCGGCTTCACCGGCACGCGCCGGAGGAGGGCGCAGCTCATGCAGAATGAGGTTGTTTCCCGTGAGGAATGGCTTAAGGCCCGCCGCATCCTATTGGCGAGGGAAAAGGAGGCGACGAGACTGCGCGACAGCGTCAATGCCGACCGGCTGGCGCTGCCCTGGGTGAAGGTCGAGAAGGACTACGTATTCGAAACGCCCGAGGGAACGAAGTCTCTCGCCGATCTTTTCGATGGCCGCAGCCAGTTGCTGATCTATCACTTCATGCTCGGTCCCAATTGGGATGCCGGCTGCACCGGATGCTCCTTCCTGTCGGATCATGTCGATGGCGCCCTTCCACATCTGAACCACCACGACGTTACCTGGGTCGCCGTTTCGCGCGCGCCGCTCGACAAGATCGCCGCCTACAAAGAGCGCATGGGGTGGAAATTTCCATGGGTCTCTTCCTTCGGGAGCGGCTTCAATTTCGATTACCATGTTTCTTTCAGCCCGGAGGACCTTGCCAAAGACAAGGTCTTTTACAATTTCACTCCCATGGAGCCGGCAAACGCTCATGACGAACTGCCGGGCCTGAGCGCCTTCTATCGCAATGAGAAGGGCGAGGTCTTCCATACCTATTCGAGTTATGCCCGCGGGCCGGAAGAACTGATCGGCACGCTGATGATCCTGGACCGCGCCCCGAAGGGCCGCAACGAGGACAGCACGATGAATTTCGTGCGCCGCCATGACGAATATGAGGAGGCCCCGAAGGCGCCATCCTGCTGTCACTGAGATGAGGCCGTTCCAGCAGGAAATGCTCTACGCCGCCATCGCTCAACGGAGGAGAGGACGATGAAGACCGCCCAAGTGCTGAAGGAGCATTTTTTCCTGGAAAGACTGGTGGGAACATGGACCGTCACCGCGCCCGACATGACGGGCGACGAGGATTGGACGGAGACGGTTCGCTCGCTGCATGGCATCTGGTTCGTCGCCGAAGGTGTCGGCCGCATGCCTGGCGGCGAGGAAGCCACCACCATCCTGACGCTCGGCTACAACGCCTCGAAAGGCAAGTACGTCGGCAGCTGGATCGGCAGCATGATGGACTATTTGTGGGTCTATGAAGGCGAGGTCGATGCATCGGGCAACATGCTGGATCTCTACACGACCGGTCCTGACGTCAATGGCGAAGGAATTGCCGACTACCGCGAGCGGATCACCTTCATCGACGCCGATCACCGCACGTTCACCTCCAGCGCCAAACAGCCTGATGGTTCATGGAAGCAGTTCATGGAAGCGCGTTACACTCGCAAGGTCTGACAATCGTGGCGACCCGGACATCGGAAAACGGGCGCGAAAAAAGGAGAGTTTGATGTCTGAGACGCATGGAAAATTCATTTGGTGCGAACTGATGACCCCCGACACAGCTGCCGCCGCGAAATTCTACAGCTCGGTCGTCGGCTGGACGACTTCCGACATGACGGTGGAAGGCATGCCCACCTATACGATCTTCGAGGCGAACGGCATCGGCGTCGCCGGCCTGATGGAATTCCCGGGCGAACTCGAAGGGAAGGGCATCCCGCCGAACTGGACGGGGTATGTCGACGTTGATGATGTTGACCAGTCGGCAAAGGACTTTGCCGCCAACGGCGGTTCGATTCGCCGTCCGCCGGAAGACATTCCGACCATCGGCCGCTTTGCCGTCGTCGCCGATCCGCATGGCGCCGTGCTCTGCATCATGACGCCGGCGCCGATGGACAAGACCTGGCCGGAACTGGCCCCCGACGCGCCCGGCAACATCGGCTGGCACGAACTCTACGCCGGCAATGGCGAGGAGGCGCTGGCTTTCTATACCAAGCTGTTCGGCTGGAAACGGGACAGCGATTTCGACATGGGTCCGATGGGCGTCTACTATCTCTTCTCGCACGGCGGGAGGCAAATCGGCGGCATGATGACCAAACCGGCGGACGTGCCGATGACTTTCTGGTGCTATTACTTCAACGTACCGGCCATCGATGCGGCGATAGAGCGCGTCACATCAGGCGGCGGCAAGGTCGTCAATGGCCCGATGGAGGTCCCCGGCGGCAGCTGGATCATCCAGGCCACCGACCCGCAGGGCGCCTTCTTCTGCCTGGTGGCGCCGAAGCGGTAAGGGGTTTGAGCATATTGTTGGCGGGGCTACACGGCACTCCGCCAACACAGTCACCCCATCCATCACCCCGCAACTGAGGCAAAGAACCCCTCCGGGCTCTCGACCTCCACCAGCCGCTTCTTCTCGATCAGCCAAAACCGGTTTCCAACCGCCCGCACGAAACTGCGGTCGTGCGATACCAGCAGGCAGCTCGCCTCGTGGGCCATCAACTCCTTCTCCAGCGCTTCCTGCCCTTCAATGTCGAGATGGTTAGTGGGCTCATCAAGAAGATAGAAATTCGGTTCCGCAAGTCTCAGCACCAGCATGCCGAGCCGCGCCTTCTGCCCGCCGGAAAGCTGGGCGATCGATTTTGCCTGCATCTCGATCGTCATGCCGGCCCCGGCGAGCAAGGCGCGTGCCCGCTGGTCGCCGACATCGAAGCGGCGGATGATCGTGCCGATCGGCGTGTCCTTTTCGGCAAGATCAGCGAGCGCCTGGTCGCCATAGCCGAGAACGAGCGAAGGCGTCGCCTTGATGCCGTCTTGTCCGGCCTCCTGTCTCTCGATCGCCTGCTTCAGCATTGAAACCAGCCGCGATTTGCCGGCGCCGTTGAGCCCGAGCAGCACGATGCGGTCCCCCTGGCAGATAAACTGCCGGCCGGTCCGGAAGAGAAGCGTTCCATCAGGCGTCGTCACCGCCGCATCTTCCAGCGTCATCAGCACCTTGGCATGCGTGCCGCGGTTGGAGAGCCGGATGGCGCCGGCGGAACGCTCGAGATGGGCGGGTTTTGCCGCATCCTCCAGCCTCTCCGCCCGCTGCTTGAGCTGTTTCGTCTTGACGACCAGCAGATCGCTGCCGGAATTGATGCCGATATTGTTGAGCTTGGCAGCCTGCTTGCGCAATTGCTCCGCCGTCTTCATGTCGCGCTCGTAGCGTCGCGCTTCTGAGGCGTCGGCCTCGTCGAGAGCTGCGCGAGCCCTGGTATAAGGGAGGGTGAAGATCGGCGATTGTTCCGGCCGCAGGAACAGCGTCCGGTTGGTCGTTGCATCGAGAAAGGCGCGGTCATGGCTGGAGAGGATGACCGGCACGTCGCGCGGCAGCGCGTTCAGCCAGTCCTCCAGCCGCGCAATTTTTTCCAGGTCGAGATGGTTGGTCGGTTCGTCGAGCAGCAGCACGTCGGGTTCGCGGACCCAGGTGCGGGCAAGCAGCGCCAGCCGCTGCCATCCGCCGCTCAGATGCTTGAGCGGCCGGTGACGCATCGCTTCAGGCACCTCGAGCGATTCCAGAACCACGTCGACGCGCCAACTCTCGCTGTCGGCCTGATCGGCCGGCAGCGCCTGCAGCACGGCATCGTAGAACGGGGTGTCGAAAAGCGCGGGCGGCACATTCTGGGTGACATGGCCGACAGTCAGCCCGCGCGCTTTGGTGATCTCGCCCTCGGTCGGCTCCAGGGCGCCGGTGATGCAGGCTAGCAGCGTCGATTTTCCCCGCCCGTTGGCGGCGATGAGGCCGATCCGGTCGCCGGAATTGACGACGAGATTGAGCTTGGAAAACAAAGGATTGCCCAGCGTCACGCCGAGATTGCGGATGTTGATGAGGGTCATGGTCGTTCTCTGGTCTTGTCCAGGTGTCGCGCGATCCGGGGCTTTCAGCCGTCACGGGATTGCGCGCATCGGGCCTGGAAAATGAAAGGAATGCGCGCTGTATTCGTACGGCGCCGCATTGGCCACGAAGGGCAGACCAGGAAGAGATGTCGAGAAACGGTCTCTGGTCAGCCCTGCAAACGCATTTGCAGGGCGTTGACGGGACCACGCTGGCGATTAAACCGGAAATAATACTGCATGGCGTGATCCTCCTTTCTCAAAAGTTGCGGGATTGAAATAACATTGCCCGCATAAAGAGGCAAGAGAGCCTGATCTACGCCGATATCCAGCCATAAACCGTGCATAGAGGATTCTCCGGGGCCGACCGCGAGGATCAGACGCATGCTCATTGCACATTTGCCTGCAGGCTACATTCTGGGGAGCGCCATGCAACAGCGATCCGCCGCGCCTCGCGTCATGACTGCCGCATTGGTCGGCAGCGTGCTTCCGGATTTCGACATGATCTATTTCCTCTTGACCGGCGGCAAGATCCACCATCACGACTATATCTCCCATTGGCCGCTGTTCTGGCTTGCTCTCGCCGCTGTGGTTCTGCCTTCTGTCGGACGGCTGGCGCCGCGCTGGATTCCCACAGCAGCCATCCTTTTCTCAGCTGTCATGCTCCACATGGTCATGGATACAATCGCCGCGCCGATGCTGTGGCTCGCACCATTCGATTGGTCTCGATTCGAGCTGACGACGGTGCCGGCGACCTACAGCAACTGGGTCGTAAGCTTCATGCTGCACTGGACTTTCGGTCTGGAACTGCTGATCTGCGCGACGGCGCTGGTCGTCGCCCTTCGCCGCCGCCGCGTTCGAAGTGCGCAACCGGCATGAGCCGGAATTATCCGGCCGGGCCGGCGGCAGGCAGCTCCAGGCGCCTTGTTATTCCGATGTTTTCGAGGAACGCCTTGTCGTGGCTGACGACGAGCAGCGCGCCGTCATAGGCGCACAGCCCGGCCTCGACCGCTGATATCGAGTCGATATCGAGATGATTGGTCGGCTCGTCGAGGATCAAGAGCGGCGGCGGCACGGAACCGAGAACGCAGGCGAGGCCGGCGCGCAGCAATTGCCCGCCGCTGAGCGTCGAGACTGCCTGCAGCGCAGCATCGGCCCTGAACATGAAGCGGGCAAGGGCGGCCCGGCAGGTATTTTCGTCGGCTTGCGGGTTGATCCGGCGAAAATTGTCGCGGATCGAAGTCAACGGATCAAGAAGGCTAACCTTCTGGTCGAGCATGGCAAAAGCGGTCATGACGCCGACCTTGCCGGCCCAGGGCATCAGTTCGCCAGTGACAAGCGAAAGCAATGTCGTCTTGCCGGAGCCGTTTCGGCCGGTGACGGCGATGCGCTCCGGTCCCGTCACGTCGAAGGAGAGATCGCGGATGACGGGATTGCCGGGGCGATAACCCGATGTCACGCTGTCCATCTTCAGCACGATCTTGCTGGTGGGCAATCCGGTCGGCGGCAAGCTTACCGACAGCGGCTGGAGGATCTCGATCTTTTCGCGCGCTGCCGTTGCCGCTTCGAGTGCGTCGGCTCGCCGGCGTTCGGCGAGGCGGGCATTGCCGCCGCCCGTCGTTTCGCTCCGTTCCTTCATTCCCCCGAGCATGATGCGCGGGATGCCGCCCTTGGCGGCCATTTTCCTCCCGGCACTGTCCCTGTGTGCCTGACGCTCCACCGTCGCCTGCGCCTTCCTCGCAACTTCGGCGACGCGCTTTTCGGCATCGGCGAGATCCTGCCGTGCTGCCGCGAGCTCGAGAGCCTTGTGCTCGCGGTAGTGACTCCAGTGGCCGCCGTAGCGCTTGACGCCGAGCGATGTCAGTTCCACGATCGCATCGACGCTTTCCAGCAATTCCCGATCATGGCTGACGATGATCGCACCCGCCCGCCAGTCTGATATCAGCGCGATCACGGCCTTGCGGCCATCGCGGTCGAGGTTGTTTGTGGGTTCGTCGAGCAGCAGAAAATCCGGCTCGCGGAAGATGAGTGCGGCAAACCCTGCGCGCGTGCGCTGCCCACCGGAGAGTGCGGCAAGCGGCGTTTCCGGCTCCACGTCGAGCCCGGTGCGATTGAGCGCTGCGGCGATCCGCGCCTCCAGCATCCAGTCCGCGGCTGCAAGTTCGTCAGCCGTTGCCTCGCCGGTTTCGGCACGACGGAGAACGGCGAGCGCGCCGGCCACACCGAAGAGATCGGCCACCGTCTCGTGAGGCGCCACCTGAACACTCTGGCGCAAAAGGCCGAGGCTGCCGCTGACGGATACCGTCCCCGACTGCGGTTGGATTTCACCGGAGACGAGCTTGAGCAACGTCGTCTTGCCGACGCCGTTGCGCCCGACAAGACCGGTGCGTTCGGTCCCGAAACTCAGATCGAGATCGGAAAAAAGCGGCCGTCCGTCAGGTGCGGCCCACGAAATCTGGGAGAGGGTAATGGATGCAGGCATGGATATGGATTTCCCCGTTGGCAAGGCGAATTGGCGTTGCGATCGGGTTGAAATCCATTGCGGCACACATCCTGTTGAAACGGTCGATGGCAGGGAATTTAGGGAAGAAAGGCTGAAGGTTCAAGGCAAAGCGGCGAATCGAGCGTCGCGGGCGATCAGGCCGCCCGCCGCAGCTTCGCAGTTATATGGTCTGCTTCACGTAAATTTCCGGATCAAAATCAACGTGCCTCGCCTTTCCGTCAGGCGTTTTCAAGACAAGCTCGACTGCGCCGCCAAGCGAGCGCATGTACGGCGCGTAACGCCTTCCATTCAGTGCTCATTCGTCTTCTCCTTCAGCCAAGTGCCAAGCTCCGACGGAAGATGGTGGCCCGAAGGATCGGATGAGCGCACGGTATATCGGGTTACCGCTTCAAGCTTCCCAATATTCCGCGCACCAGCGCCCGGCCGACCTGTGTTGCCACCGTGCGCGCCACGCTCTTCATCGCCGCTTCGACCACCGTTTCGCGTTGGTAGCCGGAAGCCCGGCCGCGCTGGCCGCGGCCCTGATTGTCGTCATTGCCGCCGCCGAAGCCCGGCAGGCTCCAGCCTGAGGTCGTGCTGCCCTGCTGCTGTCCGGCGTCTTCCTCGGCCCGCTTGGCGGCATCGGCATCCGCCGCCTTCTTCGCCCGCGCTGCCAGGATTTCGAAGGCGGATTCGCGATCGACGTCGTCGTCATAGACGCCGAGGACCGGGCTCTTGTCCATGACCTGTTGGCGCTCGGCATCCGTCAGGGGGCCGACGCGGCCGGACGGCGGTCGGATCAGAGTGCGTTCGACGATTGAGGGGGCACCCTTGGCTTCCAGCGTCGAAACTAGCGCTTCGCCGGTGCCGAGATTGGTGATGACGGTGGCGCAATCGAAGGCCGGGTTCGGGCGGAAAGTATCGGCGGCCGTCTTCACCGCCTTCTGTTCACGCGGCGAATAGGCGCGCAAGGCATGCTGAGCACGGTTGCCGAGCTGAGCGAGCACCGTTTCCGGCACGTCGAGCGGGTTCTGCGTGACGAAATAGACACCGACACCCTTGGAGCGGATCAGCCGCACCACCTGCTCGACGCGTTCGGTCAGTACCTTCGGCGCATCGTTGAAGAGCAGATGTGCTTCGTCGAAGAAGAAAACGAGCTTCGGCTTATCAGGGTCGCCCACTTCGGGCAATTCCTCGAAGAGTTCCGAGAGCAGCCAGAGCAGGAACGTGGCGTAGAGGCGCGGGTTCATCATCAGCTTGTCGGCGGCAAGTACCGAGATCTGGCCGTAGCCGTTATTGCTCGTGCGCATGATGTCGGAGATCTTCAGCGCCGGCTCGCCGAAGAAATGCTCGGCGCCCTGCTGTTCGAGAACGAGCATCGCCCGCTGGATCGAGCCGACCGAAGCCTTGGAGATCAGCCCGAACTGGCTGGAAAGTTCGGTGGCGTTCTCGCCCATATAGTTCAGCAGCGATGTGAAATCCTTGAGGTCGAGCAGCGGCAACCCGGCCTGATCGGCAATCTTGAAGGCGATGTTGATGACGCCTTCCTGTGGCTCGGAGGCGTCCATCAGGCGCGCAAGCAGCAGTGGTCCCATTTCGGCGACGGTGGTGCGTACCCGGTGGCCCTTGTCGCCGAACAGATCCCAGAAGATGACGGGAAACTGGTCGAATTCGTAGTCGGTGAAGCCGATCTGTTCGGCGCGCTTGGTCAGGAAGTCTTTTGGCTCGCCCTTGGCGGCGATGCCGGAAAGATCGCCCTTGATGTCGGCTGCGAAAACCGGGACGCCGGCGCGCGAAAAACCTTCGGCCAGTACCTGCAGGGTCACCGTCTTGCCGGTGCCGGTGGCGCCGGTAACGAGGCCGTGACGGTTGCCGAATTTCAGGTCGAGATATTCCGGCTTATTGATGCTGTCATCGGGATTGCGGCTTGCGCCGATGAAAATCTTACCGTCCTCAAGCATCGGAATGTCTCCCTTCGGGCCTGCTGCCATTTGTGTCGAAGGCATGGTTTTTCCCGCCTTCATCGAACCATCGTTTCCCTGTTATAAGCAGGGAGGCGGATACGAACAACTGGTTGCATTGAAAGCGAAACCGGACAATGTGCCGGCCGGAGATGGCCGCTTGAGTTGCGGCCGAATTTCCATTAACGTTGACGTTAACGTCAAAAAATAGGAGGCTGACGATGAATGAAATTGTGACCCAGATCGCCGATCGCGTGGGTATCTCTCCTGAGCTCGCCGAAAAGGCGCTCGGCATGATGCTCGGCTTCCTTCAGCGCGAGGCCGCTGACGGACCGGTCGCCCGGATGATCGAGGCGATCCCCGGCGGCGCCGATCTCGTCGCCCAGTTCAATGGCGCGGGCGCCAGCGGCGGTGGCCTGCTCGGCGGGCTGATGAGCTCGCTCGGCGGCGGCGGCATCATGGGGCTCGGCCAGCAACTGATGGGCGAAGGTCTCGGCATGGGCGAGATCACCTCGCTTGCCAAGGAGACCATTGCGATTGCCAAGCAATATGCCGGTGACGAAGTCGTCGACGAGGTCGTGGGCTCCGTACCGGGACTCAGCCAGTTCGTCTGAGCGATGATGGTACGAAAGAGCCTCGCGGCATCCGCTGCGAGGCTCTTTCTATTTTGCAGGTCTGCATGCGCGCACGAGTGCTCTTCTCGTCGCCTGTCCTTGCACACCATGCCGATCGAATAGCCACTATCCGGAGAAGGAGAGCCGCATGGCCGTTTGGCGTCCGCCGCAGCAGATCAGGGTGAAAGTGATCGGTCTTGCGTGGAGGGAGGACCGGCTGCTCGCCGCGGAAGTGGAGGATG from Rhizobium sp. Pop5 includes these protein-coding regions:
- a CDS encoding L,D-transpeptidase, producing MNFLRRVFPIAGLVIAVASLSGCNILIPDVAADLPARFVQETSPVFYQPPGVDPRRVRPIPDQPVPQTRELYQTQFHQTFGLPVTNPVHMAMYGELRDEDFTLPAIPVSRVQPQFLRQEVDYQTAERPGTVIVDTKARFLYFVEGNGKAMRYGVGLGRDGYAWSGRGMIQWKQKWPRWTPPVEMVSRQPEVRPFAAENGGMNPGLQNPLGARAMYIFKDGQDTLYRIHGTPDWQSIGKATSSGCVRMLNQDVIDLYDRVPAKAEIVVM
- a CDS encoding L,D-transpeptidase, with protein sequence MSFDRHLSRRSFLSLSALTAASALTGCASSANTVTSGDSTIIYRSPMRLFQPMGTSSVPSDAELAVIYGPVEDGGFLIPAVPYDQIDPRYYRQRVVDPTGQPPGTIVVDTPSRFLYLVENGGMAMRYGVGIGREGFAWQGSGVIQWRQKWPRWKPPNEMVARQPELVKYSIDNGGMEPGLKNPLGARALYIFSNGEDTLYRLHGNPDWRSIGKAVSSGCVRLLNQDIIDLYDRVPTKAPIVVWQ
- a CDS encoding cold-shock protein; translation: MNSGVVKWFNGTKGFGFIQPDDGSTDVFVHISAVERAGMRDLAEGQKIRYDIVRDKRSGKNSADNLQAA
- the rpsU gene encoding 30S ribosomal protein S21, which produces MQVLVRDNNVDQALRVLKKKMQREGLFREMKARSAFEKPSEKRAREKAEAIRRQRKLARKKLQREGLLPAPKKVLRAR
- a CDS encoding MarR family winged helix-turn-helix transcriptional regulator — its product is MMDMKAQTTKTMEIPQEEKRLEKQLCFAVYATAHAFTRAYKPILERVGLTYPQYLVMLVLWERSELPVKTIGEQLDLDSGTLSPLLKRLEQSGLIKRLRDLRDERQVIVSLTPKGQAMKGEIDTIMTAIGDAVGCTLEEMAEMRDMLHRLRGNLGRAVMAGG
- a CDS encoding organic hydroperoxide resistance protein, with protein sequence MPILYTTKASATGGRAGRAVSENGVLDVTLTVPKELGGDGATGTNPEQLFAAGYSACFLGALKFVAGQQKVKIPEDTTVSAKVGIGPREDGGGFGIEVALTVNIPGLDRETAEKLAAAAHIVCPYSHAMRTSTEVPVTVA
- a CDS encoding MarR family winged helix-turn-helix transcriptional regulator, encoding MSNSVEIPLSTTLMARDTCLCLHVQRAARALGRLFDDALRPVGLTNGQFSLMMSLNRPEPPPMGPVAALLAMDQTTLTAALKPLQRRGWIAVTENPKDRRGRLLSLTAEGKAVLVRALPIWESTHAAVDGKLPDGGPARLRQDLQAVSSMTTEAAKPARSARRSRDGGETASTP
- a CDS encoding thioredoxin family protein, which gives rise to MQNEVVSREEWLKARRILLAREKEATRLRDSVNADRLALPWVKVEKDYVFETPEGTKSLADLFDGRSQLLIYHFMLGPNWDAGCTGCSFLSDHVDGALPHLNHHDVTWVAVSRAPLDKIAAYKERMGWKFPWVSSFGSGFNFDYHVSFSPEDLAKDKVFYNFTPMEPANAHDELPGLSAFYRNEKGEVFHTYSSYARGPEELIGTLMILDRAPKGRNEDSTMNFVRRHDEYEEAPKAPSCCH
- a CDS encoding DUF1579 domain-containing protein, coding for MKTAQVLKEHFFLERLVGTWTVTAPDMTGDEDWTETVRSLHGIWFVAEGVGRMPGGEEATTILTLGYNASKGKYVGSWIGSMMDYLWVYEGEVDASGNMLDLYTTGPDVNGEGIADYRERITFIDADHRTFTSSAKQPDGSWKQFMEARYTRKV
- a CDS encoding VOC family protein — protein: MSETHGKFIWCELMTPDTAAAAKFYSSVVGWTTSDMTVEGMPTYTIFEANGIGVAGLMEFPGELEGKGIPPNWTGYVDVDDVDQSAKDFAANGGSIRRPPEDIPTIGRFAVVADPHGAVLCIMTPAPMDKTWPELAPDAPGNIGWHELYAGNGEEALAFYTKLFGWKRDSDFDMGPMGVYYLFSHGGRQIGGMMTKPADVPMTFWCYYFNVPAIDAAIERVTSGGGKVVNGPMEVPGGSWIIQATDPQGAFFCLVAPKR